A DNA window from Lujinxingia litoralis contains the following coding sequences:
- a CDS encoding rhomboid family intramembrane serine protease produces the protein MAQQLQFYWPPFTRNIKITLLALFVLWFASVMIAPLASFVDHYMLISRQAVLNQGQVWTLLTYALWHADFTHLLFNGFVLWMFGAELDQSWSSRRWWTFNLFCALGGGVTILLSQILFSTNFPTLGYSGAVMGVVAAYAWRHWNERLYLLFFPVTGKTMLLIFIALDILFVLTGREAISIAGHLGGMATGLILATGLWRPSRIKRAFIRRRQRRNLKLLRSRDPDPKKSDRSHLN, from the coding sequence ATGGCGCAACAGCTCCAGTTCTACTGGCCCCCCTTCACCCGCAATATCAAGATCACGCTGCTGGCGCTCTTTGTGCTCTGGTTTGCCTCGGTCATGATCGCCCCCCTGGCATCCTTCGTCGATCACTACATGCTCATCTCCCGCCAGGCGGTCCTGAATCAGGGGCAGGTATGGACGCTGCTCACCTACGCCCTCTGGCATGCCGACTTCACACACCTGCTCTTCAACGGCTTCGTGCTCTGGATGTTCGGCGCGGAACTCGACCAGAGCTGGTCCTCCCGGCGCTGGTGGACCTTTAACCTCTTCTGCGCGCTGGGCGGCGGGGTGACGATCCTGCTCAGCCAGATCCTCTTCTCCACCAACTTCCCCACCCTGGGTTACTCCGGCGCGGTTATGGGGGTGGTGGCCGCCTACGCCTGGCGCCACTGGAACGAGCGCCTCTACCTGCTATTCTTTCCGGTCACCGGCAAGACCATGCTGCTGATCTTCATCGCCCTGGACATCCTCTTTGTCCTCACCGGCCGCGAAGCCATCTCGATCGCCGGACACCTGGGCGGCATGGCCACCGGCCTGATCCTGGCCACCGGCCTGTGGCGTCCCTCCCGCATCAAACGGGCGTTCATACGTCGCCGTCAGCGCCGAAACCTCAAGCTCCTACGCTCCCGCGACCCGGACCCAAAAAAGTCCGATCGCTCGCATCTAAACTGA
- a CDS encoding RCC1 domain-containing protein, which translates to MAKRSWMMALGLSLGLCGVLGCGGDGDGDGRDDVGVNEDVGGEDAGDVGGEDGGDVGGEDDGGEDSGDVGGGELGVEVAGIPEGKTYFRSVSEVVVSCEESCEIACGLSLDGGAVEAVTCAEGEAFALEGLAYGAYRFEVSSGETVVAERSFEVHPPEWAQVSGGEGFSCAVLQDGHLVCFGAGEAGQLGDGGAVSRLEPVVVAGRWAEVDAGGMHACAIAEDGALYCWGSSPSGALGLGAEAEELVAAPEQVGEARDWLKVSAGATHSCGIRQGGALYCWGDNARGAVGVGNGEDVLAEPAPVEVAGVTGWLDVSAGEGFSCALTAEGALYCWGRTDAGVTGANNTDVYEPRAYEGALSALSLSAGSSHACGVVDLDADDDVYCWGDGAMYKLGTGETRREVSPSPRAPGATSLVSVVSGRTFTCGLTVDGALHCWGDNARGQLGYDPTLVGEMVYPAPVGEESWEVVASGAQHICGVKLDDKSLWCWGDNSQGQLGVGVAGEDAVSDAQPVVWPY; encoded by the coding sequence ATGGCGAAGCGTAGTTGGATGATGGCGTTGGGACTTTCGTTGGGGTTGTGTGGGGTGTTGGGTTGTGGCGGCGATGGGGATGGGGATGGGCGAGATGATGTGGGGGTGAATGAGGATGTGGGAGGGGAGGATGCCGGTGATGTGGGAGGGGAAGATGGCGGTGATGTGGGAGGGGAAGATGACGGCGGAGAGGACAGTGGGGATGTCGGGGGTGGCGAGCTCGGTGTGGAGGTGGCGGGGATTCCGGAAGGGAAGACCTATTTTCGCAGCGTGAGTGAGGTGGTGGTCAGCTGTGAGGAGTCTTGCGAGATCGCGTGTGGGCTTTCGCTGGATGGAGGGGCGGTGGAAGCGGTGACGTGCGCGGAAGGGGAGGCATTTGCGCTGGAGGGGCTGGCGTACGGAGCGTATCGATTTGAGGTGAGTTCGGGGGAGACGGTTGTGGCGGAGCGCTCCTTTGAGGTTCATCCTCCGGAGTGGGCGCAGGTAAGTGGTGGGGAGGGCTTTAGCTGTGCGGTGCTGCAGGATGGGCATCTGGTATGTTTTGGTGCCGGAGAAGCCGGGCAACTCGGTGATGGCGGTGCGGTGAGCCGGCTGGAGCCTGTGGTTGTGGCGGGGCGTTGGGCGGAGGTGGACGCCGGAGGGATGCATGCGTGTGCGATCGCCGAGGATGGAGCGCTTTATTGCTGGGGGAGTTCACCGAGCGGAGCGCTGGGGCTGGGTGCGGAGGCCGAAGAGCTTGTGGCGGCTCCGGAGCAGGTGGGGGAGGCCCGTGACTGGCTCAAGGTGAGTGCGGGAGCTACGCATAGTTGTGGGATTCGGCAGGGAGGAGCGCTCTACTGCTGGGGAGATAACGCCCGGGGGGCTGTGGGGGTGGGGAATGGAGAGGATGTGCTTGCGGAGCCGGCGCCGGTGGAGGTTGCGGGCGTGACGGGCTGGCTGGATGTGAGTGCCGGGGAGGGATTTAGCTGCGCGCTCACGGCGGAGGGGGCGCTTTACTGCTGGGGGCGTACGGATGCCGGCGTTACGGGGGCGAATAACACGGATGTTTACGAGCCTCGGGCGTATGAGGGGGCGCTGAGTGCGTTGTCGCTTTCGGCTGGCAGCAGTCACGCCTGTGGCGTTGTGGACCTGGATGCGGATGATGACGTCTACTGCTGGGGTGATGGGGCGATGTATAAGCTCGGGACCGGTGAGACGCGTCGTGAGGTCTCTCCTTCTCCGCGAGCGCCAGGCGCGACTTCGCTGGTATCGGTGGTCAGCGGCCGTACGTTCACCTGTGGATTGACCGTAGACGGCGCGCTGCATTGCTGGGGAGATAACGCCCGGGGTCAGCTGGGCTATGACCCGACCCTGGTAGGGGAGATGGTGTATCCGGCGCCGGTGGGGGAGGAGAGCTGGGAAGTTGTGGCTTCCGGGGCGCAGCATATCTGTGGGGTGAAGCTCGACGATAAGAGCCTGTGGTGCTGGGGAGATAACTCTCAGGGGCAGCTGGGTGTGGGAGTGGCGGGGGAGGATGCGGTGTCTGATGCGCAGCCGGTCGTCTGGCCCTATTGA
- a CDS encoding DUF1015 domain-containing protein has translation MAEVKAFRGVRYSWESMHGEEASQVVAPPYDVIDEAMLEELYQRHPQNVVRLDLNRRQASDSPENNRYTRARRYMFDWLAQGVMIVEPEPAIYVHVQEFEDEAGQVYRRQGFMALVRLADYEERVVLPHERTLKGPKADRLELMKATDANLSQIFFLYDDEEGDVDRPLYGAIEGEAAALDIRTEDGIRHQLWAVRDEAVQQAVQAGLKERPLLIADGHHRYETALAYREFRRQVAEEPDGDAPYEYVMGFLVNMHDPGLQVFPTHRVVHSVAGFDGEKLRAQLEEAGVYRVEELSRGLLDDLDALRERLEAAGGEYPSFVVGMVGGSLLLVQYVGGVDSPVFDEETPEEVRRLDVAVLHEAIFDRMLGIDRAAQEAKSNLGYVKGWAEARAALDEPGHQMVVFMNATPVEQVNRVCLSGGKMPQKSTFFYPKVLSGLVINLL, from the coding sequence ATGGCGGAAGTAAAAGCGTTTCGGGGTGTGCGGTACAGCTGGGAGTCGATGCATGGGGAGGAGGCCTCGCAGGTGGTGGCGCCGCCCTATGATGTGATCGACGAGGCGATGTTGGAGGAACTCTACCAGCGTCACCCGCAGAATGTGGTGCGGCTTGATCTGAACCGTCGGCAGGCGAGTGATAGCCCGGAGAACAATCGCTATACGCGGGCCCGGCGCTACATGTTCGACTGGTTGGCGCAGGGGGTGATGATCGTGGAGCCGGAGCCGGCGATCTACGTTCATGTGCAGGAGTTTGAGGATGAGGCCGGTCAGGTGTATCGGCGTCAGGGGTTTATGGCGTTGGTGCGGCTGGCGGATTATGAGGAGCGGGTGGTGCTGCCGCATGAGCGAACGCTCAAGGGGCCTAAGGCCGATCGGCTGGAGTTGATGAAGGCCACCGATGCGAACCTGAGTCAGATCTTTTTTCTGTATGATGATGAAGAAGGGGATGTGGATCGGCCGCTTTACGGGGCGATCGAGGGGGAGGCCGCGGCGCTGGATATTCGCACGGAGGATGGGATTCGACATCAGCTCTGGGCGGTGCGCGATGAGGCGGTGCAGCAGGCGGTGCAGGCCGGATTAAAGGAGCGTCCGCTGCTGATTGCGGATGGGCATCATCGCTACGAGACGGCGCTGGCGTATCGGGAGTTTCGCCGGCAGGTGGCCGAGGAGCCCGATGGAGACGCGCCCTATGAGTATGTGATGGGGTTTCTGGTCAATATGCACGATCCGGGGTTGCAGGTGTTTCCGACGCATCGGGTGGTGCACTCGGTGGCGGGGTTTGATGGGGAGAAGCTCCGGGCGCAGTTGGAGGAGGCCGGGGTTTACCGGGTTGAAGAGCTGAGCCGGGGGCTGCTTGATGATCTGGACGCGTTGCGTGAGCGTCTGGAGGCGGCGGGAGGGGAGTATCCGAGTTTTGTGGTGGGGATGGTCGGCGGCAGCCTGCTGCTGGTGCAGTATGTGGGTGGGGTGGACTCGCCGGTCTTTGATGAGGAGACCCCCGAGGAGGTGCGACGCCTGGATGTTGCGGTGCTGCATGAGGCGATCTTCGATCGGATGCTGGGGATCGACCGCGCGGCGCAGGAGGCCAAGTCGAATCTGGGCTATGTGAAGGGATGGGCCGAGGCGCGGGCGGCGCTCGATGAGCCGGGTCATCAGATGGTGGTGTTTATGAACGCCACCCCGGTGGAGCAGGTGAATCGGGTTTGTCTCTCGGGTGGGAAGATGCCGCAGAAGTCGACTTTCTTTTATCCGAAGGTGTTGAGCGGGCTTGTGATCAACCTTCTTTAA
- the sctQ gene encoding type III secretion system cytoplasmic ring protein SctQ — protein sequence MDEKTQLLELPGWFQELREEHRAREAEALEPTVVVSRTLEAKTLRVEAVGGGREAKTLRVEAVGGGREAKPRHEKGGAEGEEETAVMPAFDAKTRPAIDVPAPVMRERVVRVWSRMKLASVTQGDAEALRGLVRITGGERLRQEVLQGLEGVFGKGWQVRGSSRVGVHWEEEAGAFAGGVSTWWRVMPGWERGLVWVNPELGRAWLRALGLGDLGGDEAHGAVCCAIGEVMGGALERCGWPQVSWGVNPLPGRAKVELMRASRPPYVEWVLEVGWTRGRGLIRVVLPWTLVRRVEGQLPRSREVPEGAAVWPVWGRLTAGSVRLSLGEVRGLGVGDVVLCGEVNGEGVGAELRAGATVGFGGRLQVGTSGCWQLVINEALAASGEEGGAIRAEAIESEEEEQMTQATAVEGAEVEVVVEVGRVKLTVGELSRLVPGQVVETEAAVGGPVRLLVGDQEVARGELVEVEGRLGVRVERVCT from the coding sequence GTGGATGAGAAGACGCAGTTGTTGGAGTTGCCCGGATGGTTTCAGGAGCTACGAGAGGAGCATCGAGCCCGAGAGGCCGAGGCGTTGGAGCCGACGGTGGTGGTTTCGAGGACATTGGAGGCGAAGACGCTGCGCGTGGAGGCGGTCGGAGGCGGTCGTGAAGCGAAGACGTTGCGCGTGGAGGCGGTCGGAGGCGGTCGTGAAGCGAAGCCACGGCATGAGAAGGGAGGTGCCGAGGGGGAGGAGGAGACGGCGGTGATGCCGGCGTTTGATGCGAAGACGCGCCCTGCGATCGATGTGCCGGCTCCGGTGATGAGGGAGCGTGTGGTGCGGGTCTGGTCTCGGATGAAACTGGCGTCAGTGACTCAGGGGGATGCCGAAGCGCTTCGGGGCCTGGTCCGTATCACCGGTGGCGAGCGTCTAAGGCAGGAGGTGTTGCAGGGGCTGGAGGGCGTCTTCGGGAAGGGCTGGCAGGTACGGGGGAGCAGTCGGGTGGGAGTGCATTGGGAGGAGGAGGCGGGAGCGTTTGCGGGAGGGGTGTCGACCTGGTGGCGAGTGATGCCGGGCTGGGAGCGAGGTCTGGTGTGGGTGAACCCGGAGTTGGGTCGAGCCTGGTTGCGGGCGTTGGGGTTGGGGGATCTGGGGGGAGATGAGGCGCACGGCGCGGTATGTTGTGCGATCGGGGAGGTGATGGGCGGTGCACTGGAGCGCTGTGGTTGGCCGCAGGTGAGCTGGGGGGTGAATCCGCTGCCCGGGCGCGCGAAGGTTGAGCTGATGCGGGCGTCGCGGCCGCCCTATGTGGAGTGGGTGTTGGAGGTGGGGTGGACGCGGGGGCGCGGGTTAATTCGGGTGGTCTTACCGTGGACGCTGGTGAGGCGAGTGGAGGGGCAGTTGCCGCGGAGCCGGGAGGTGCCAGAGGGGGCGGCGGTATGGCCGGTGTGGGGCAGGCTGACAGCGGGCAGTGTGAGGCTTTCGCTGGGGGAGGTGCGCGGTCTGGGGGTGGGCGATGTGGTGTTGTGTGGCGAGGTCAATGGGGAGGGGGTTGGGGCGGAGCTGCGAGCAGGGGCCACCGTCGGGTTTGGGGGGCGGCTGCAGGTTGGAACGAGCGGGTGCTGGCAACTGGTGATCAACGAGGCGTTGGCTGCCTCAGGTGAAGAAGGCGGCGCGATTCGTGCTGAGGCTATTGAGAGCGAAGAGGAGGAGCAGATGACGCAGGCTACGGCAGTTGAGGGGGCGGAGGTTGAGGTTGTGGTTGAGGTGGGGCGAGTGAAGTTGACGGTGGGGGAGCTTTCCCGGCTGGTGCCGGGGCAGGTGGTTGAGACGGAGGCTGCGGTGGGAGGGCCGGTGCGGCTTCTGGTGGGCGACCAGGAGGTTGCCCGCGGTGAGCTTGTGGAGGTTGAGGGGCGTCTGGGCGTGCGCGTGGAGCGTGTTTGCACCTAG
- a CDS encoding serine/threonine-protein kinase PknK: protein MTITLANFLLNRPLGRGGMGEVWHATHVPTGTELAIKIITSKRAVDPHFLQGFHREVRAVARLAHPGIIRVFDTAIITEEEARQAPELLTLDSPYLVMELAGGSLRDLSVRSLRFSQQRAILLNILEALSHAHARGVIHRDLKPENVLMVHGPDGPTLKLSDFGLAHALDERPTPEQTSRVAGTPRFMAPEQILAQWYHQGPWTDLYALGCLAFWLASGSPPYSGTTTEEILHAHLHRPLPPLETDIDLPAPFGAWIGRLLAKHHDDRYQFAADAAFDLRQLTPHSESPADATHVPPLPPLPIASSHTAAEDEASRTLLISPHPPHTFTRPATPKTPASSTHTHGPPFPQTWESPLDRIALAPDHLRGTGLGLFGLRPIPMVDRIPWRDALWRSLRQVHTQRTPRAVLLEGPSGVGKTRQASWLCQRAHERGVAHSALAPHSPIASQTQGLTALLNDLLQTHNLPHEQRLAHLRDLLSRSGPLAPDDLLDCIELAHLTNPNLHPEASRATPQQRYALIARVLKRLHPHRPLILHLDDVHYGLDSLALALFLLDLPENLAPAVLIVATARPDLIITRQAEAELLNRLKHHPATTHLPVDPLKDEDHRTLVKHLLGLHSELVDDLVERTRGNPLFAVQLVGDWVARDILAPSPEGFNLRAGARAPLPDSIDTLLRDRISLLIDSITSSSHQARHALFALEIAAALGQDIDLREWTAACRLANVAIPHNLLETLTLARLANTEDHRWRFLHGALRESLQRLASEHQRWNDHHRHCARALQNLYPDLPPEVAARVGHHLFAAHQFEDCLDPLLLAADHFRLTNDFKRAIQLFEQYRQALDHLSTPLNHPRRLHLATHLARTLAKQGRTDEAMALIDALPPCDDPTLDAQRLFAAGVIARSRGDILHGLSLATACLERLRPLIHAASSPDPALTHDYAKALQLFADLHYSRANLDTAASAYRDSLSWTRKANAPSDMASAWLGLGAISLARENPEQAASDIEQARHLYLKAQNLYGVAHCDNALGEAHRLLKNAPRALHFYQRALEALQRLGVSQTGAIRFNIGLCLASQNDLPGAQPHFEDALRAMLAANSTGYQGVAHTALAACAAHTPDWNAFDHHLQQASQTLESSGMVNLDTATLAEIALDQCLLHRQTTRARQAGNIALDQLQRLNLLERLDALRLKIPPSP, encoded by the coding sequence ATGACCATCACCCTGGCAAATTTCCTTCTCAACCGCCCCCTGGGTCGCGGGGGCATGGGCGAAGTCTGGCACGCGACTCATGTCCCCACGGGCACCGAACTGGCGATAAAGATTATCACCAGCAAACGCGCCGTCGACCCCCACTTCCTCCAGGGATTCCACCGGGAGGTACGCGCCGTCGCTCGCCTGGCTCACCCCGGCATCATCCGGGTCTTTGACACCGCCATCATCACCGAAGAGGAGGCCCGCCAGGCCCCCGAACTCCTCACCCTGGATTCCCCCTACCTGGTCATGGAACTGGCCGGCGGCTCGCTGCGCGATCTCTCCGTTCGCTCGCTACGCTTCTCCCAGCAACGCGCCATCCTCCTCAACATCCTCGAAGCCCTCAGCCACGCCCACGCCCGGGGAGTGATCCATCGCGACCTCAAACCCGAAAACGTCCTGATGGTGCATGGCCCCGACGGACCCACGCTGAAACTCTCCGACTTCGGCCTGGCCCATGCTCTCGACGAGCGTCCCACCCCGGAACAAACCTCACGAGTAGCCGGAACGCCCCGCTTCATGGCCCCCGAACAGATCCTCGCGCAGTGGTACCACCAGGGCCCCTGGACCGATCTTTACGCCCTGGGCTGCCTGGCCTTCTGGCTCGCCAGCGGCAGCCCCCCCTACTCCGGGACCACCACCGAAGAGATCCTCCACGCCCACCTCCACCGCCCGCTGCCGCCCCTGGAGACCGACATCGATCTCCCGGCCCCCTTCGGTGCCTGGATCGGGCGCCTCCTCGCCAAGCACCACGACGATCGCTACCAGTTTGCCGCCGACGCCGCGTTCGACCTCCGCCAGCTCACACCCCACTCCGAGTCCCCCGCCGACGCCACCCACGTCCCCCCGCTGCCTCCACTCCCCATCGCCTCCTCACACACAGCCGCCGAGGACGAAGCCTCCCGCACCCTCCTCATCAGCCCCCACCCTCCCCACACCTTCACCAGACCCGCCACGCCCAAAACCCCGGCCTCCTCCACCCACACCCACGGCCCCCCCTTCCCCCAGACCTGGGAATCTCCCCTCGATCGCATCGCCCTGGCCCCCGACCACCTCCGCGGAACCGGACTGGGCCTCTTTGGCCTGCGCCCCATCCCCATGGTCGACCGCATCCCCTGGCGCGACGCCCTCTGGCGCTCTCTTCGTCAGGTCCACACCCAGCGCACTCCCCGCGCCGTCTTGCTCGAGGGCCCTTCCGGCGTGGGCAAAACCCGCCAGGCATCCTGGCTCTGCCAGCGGGCCCACGAACGCGGCGTCGCACACAGCGCTCTGGCTCCGCACAGCCCCATCGCCTCCCAGACCCAGGGCCTGACCGCCCTGCTCAACGACCTTCTCCAGACCCACAACCTCCCCCACGAACAACGCCTGGCACACCTGCGCGATCTTCTCAGCCGCTCCGGCCCCCTCGCTCCCGACGACCTCCTCGACTGCATCGAGCTCGCTCATCTCACAAACCCAAACCTTCACCCCGAAGCTTCCCGGGCCACCCCGCAGCAACGCTACGCGCTGATCGCCCGCGTGCTCAAACGCCTCCACCCGCATCGCCCCCTGATCCTACACCTGGATGATGTGCACTACGGTCTGGACTCCCTGGCCCTGGCCCTCTTCCTCCTCGACCTCCCCGAAAACCTCGCCCCGGCTGTCCTCATCGTCGCCACCGCCAGACCCGATCTCATCATCACTCGCCAGGCCGAAGCCGAACTCCTGAACCGACTCAAACATCACCCGGCCACCACGCACCTCCCCGTCGACCCTCTCAAAGATGAGGACCACCGCACCCTGGTAAAACACCTCCTGGGCCTGCACTCCGAACTCGTCGATGACCTGGTCGAACGCACCCGCGGCAACCCCCTCTTCGCCGTCCAACTCGTCGGCGATTGGGTCGCCCGCGATATCCTCGCCCCCTCGCCAGAAGGCTTTAACCTCCGCGCAGGCGCCCGCGCACCCCTGCCCGACTCCATCGACACCCTGCTACGCGATCGCATCTCCTTGCTGATCGACAGCATCACGTCTTCCTCCCATCAAGCTCGCCACGCCCTCTTTGCTCTAGAGATCGCCGCCGCGCTGGGACAGGACATCGACCTCCGCGAATGGACCGCCGCCTGCCGCCTGGCCAACGTCGCCATCCCCCATAACCTCCTGGAAACCCTCACCCTGGCCAGACTCGCCAACACCGAAGATCACCGCTGGCGCTTCCTCCACGGCGCCCTGCGTGAATCCCTGCAACGGCTGGCCTCCGAACACCAGCGCTGGAACGACCACCACCGCCACTGCGCCCGCGCACTGCAAAACCTCTACCCCGATCTCCCCCCCGAGGTCGCCGCCCGCGTCGGCCACCACCTCTTCGCCGCTCACCAGTTCGAAGACTGCCTCGATCCCCTCCTGCTCGCCGCCGACCACTTCCGCCTCACCAACGACTTCAAACGCGCCATCCAACTCTTCGAACAGTACCGCCAGGCCCTCGATCACCTCTCCACTCCCCTGAATCACCCCCGACGCCTCCACCTGGCTACCCACCTGGCCCGCACCCTGGCCAAACAGGGCCGCACCGATGAAGCCATGGCCCTCATCGATGCGCTGCCCCCCTGCGACGACCCCACCCTCGACGCCCAACGCCTCTTTGCCGCCGGAGTCATCGCCCGATCCCGGGGCGATATCCTCCATGGCCTGAGCCTGGCCACAGCCTGCCTCGAACGCCTCCGCCCCCTGATCCACGCCGCCTCCTCGCCCGACCCCGCGCTGACCCACGACTACGCCAAAGCCCTCCAGCTCTTCGCAGATCTTCACTACTCCCGGGCCAACCTCGACACCGCCGCCAGTGCCTACCGCGACTCCCTCTCCTGGACCCGCAAAGCAAACGCCCCCTCCGATATGGCCTCCGCCTGGCTGGGCCTGGGCGCCATCTCCCTGGCCCGCGAGAACCCCGAACAGGCCGCCTCCGATATCGAGCAGGCCCGACACCTCTACCTCAAGGCTCAAAACCTCTACGGCGTCGCACACTGCGACAACGCACTGGGCGAAGCCCATCGCCTCCTCAAAAATGCCCCCCGCGCCTTACACTTCTACCAGCGCGCCCTGGAAGCGCTTCAACGCCTGGGCGTCTCACAGACCGGCGCCATCCGCTTTAACATCGGCCTCTGCCTGGCCTCTCAAAACGACCTCCCCGGCGCGCAACCTCACTTCGAAGACGCCCTACGCGCAATGCTCGCCGCAAACTCCACCGGCTACCAGGGGGTCGCACACACCGCCCTGGCCGCCTGCGCCGCCCATACCCCCGACTGGAACGCCTTCGATCACCACCTCCAGCAGGCATCACAGACCCTGGAATCCTCCGGCATGGTCAACCTCGACACCGCCACCCTGGCCGAGATCGCCCTGGATCAATGCCTGCTCCACCGCCAAACCACTCGCGCACGCCAGGCCGGCAACATCGCCCTTGACCAACTCCAACGCCTCAACCTCCTTGAGCGCCTCGACGCCCTGCGCCTTAAAATCCCCCCCTCCCCCTGA
- the orn gene encoding oligoribonuclease, with amino-acid sequence MASDRNLVWIDLEMTGLDPKTCTILEIATIVTDSQLQIVAEGPSLVVHHPDKVLDAMDAWNTEHHGRSGLTAAVKASKVSLAQAEAQTLAFVQEHCARGSAPLCGNSIWQDRRFLAEYMPQLEAFLHYRIIDVSSVKEVVRRWYPAGVAMPPRKEQSHRALDDIKDSIEELKFYRSEVFVAPGGSATFATRR; translated from the coding sequence ATGGCGAGCGATCGAAACCTGGTGTGGATTGACCTGGAGATGACCGGGCTGGACCCGAAGACGTGCACGATTCTGGAGATCGCGACGATCGTGACGGACTCGCAGCTTCAGATTGTGGCCGAGGGGCCCAGCCTGGTGGTGCATCATCCCGATAAGGTGCTCGATGCGATGGATGCGTGGAACACCGAGCATCACGGAAGGTCTGGGCTGACCGCGGCGGTCAAGGCCTCGAAGGTGAGTCTGGCGCAGGCCGAGGCGCAGACGTTGGCGTTTGTGCAGGAGCATTGTGCGCGAGGTTCGGCGCCGCTGTGCGGGAACTCGATCTGGCAAGATCGGCGCTTCCTGGCGGAGTACATGCCGCAGCTGGAGGCCTTTCTCCACTATCGGATCATCGATGTGTCGTCGGTCAAGGAGGTGGTACGCCGGTGGTATCCCGCCGGCGTGGCGATGCCTCCGCGCAAGGAACAGAGCCACCGGGCGCTGGACGATATCAAGGATTCGATTGAGGAGCTCAAGTTCTACCGTTCGGAGGTGTTTGTGGCGCCGGGCGGGAGTGCGACCTTTGCGACACGGCGCTGA
- a CDS encoding serine/threonine-protein kinase yields MKSTLIELPPDSQGLDEDSIDFIRASSVEELARRTSINSQAVLNRVLLPGKRFGSYHILGFVAAGGMGEIYAAQRLKDDGSRSRPVALKVITAEFANDWRIIERFKREARISRAIRSKHVVRVYEFGESPDGHAFLSMELLTGEELFDRLHRNKALPTEELAHLALQILKGLHQIHLSGFVHRDIKPENIFLARAEDGSEAVKILDFGIAKRADQKSDPLLSVVGQIYGTPQYLAPEQAINPDVDHRADLYSLGVVLYECVTGSLPFDGDSSYALILAHQNQAPPPLPSSVDPEFAAIITRALAKDPDKRFQTALEMGQTIKRWLDDNQWSRRHAPPQDPAPIIDTSMDDLLSTSPRSPNTDEMIPPAISPPRPHQNTPRPAAVAAQPSAAAPDSADLIIAPPPEDSTELRSPNAAAPLSAADAQKAQIVTGIALGLIILAIGWALLTWS; encoded by the coding sequence GTGAAGAGCACCCTGATCGAGCTGCCCCCTGACTCCCAGGGCCTCGACGAGGACAGCATCGACTTCATTCGTGCCAGCTCCGTCGAAGAGCTCGCCAGACGTACTTCCATCAACTCCCAGGCGGTACTCAACCGCGTCCTCCTCCCGGGAAAACGCTTCGGCTCCTACCACATCCTGGGCTTTGTGGCCGCCGGCGGCATGGGCGAAATCTACGCCGCACAACGCCTCAAAGACGACGGCTCACGCTCCAGGCCCGTCGCCCTCAAAGTCATCACCGCCGAGTTCGCTAACGATTGGCGCATCATCGAGCGCTTCAAGCGCGAAGCCCGCATCTCCAGAGCCATCCGCTCCAAACACGTGGTGCGCGTCTACGAATTCGGGGAATCTCCCGACGGTCACGCCTTCCTCTCCATGGAGCTTCTGACCGGCGAGGAACTCTTCGACAGGCTTCACCGCAATAAAGCGCTGCCCACCGAGGAGCTTGCACACCTGGCGCTCCAGATCCTCAAGGGACTTCACCAGATCCACCTCTCGGGCTTCGTCCACCGCGACATCAAACCCGAAAACATCTTCCTGGCCCGCGCCGAAGATGGCTCCGAAGCCGTTAAAATTCTCGACTTCGGCATCGCCAAACGCGCCGATCAGAAGTCCGATCCCCTCTTAAGCGTCGTCGGCCAGATCTACGGCACCCCCCAATATCTCGCCCCCGAACAGGCCATAAATCCCGACGTCGACCACCGCGCCGATCTCTACTCCCTGGGCGTCGTCCTCTACGAATGCGTCACCGGCAGCCTCCCCTTCGACGGGGACTCCTCCTACGCCCTGATCCTCGCCCACCAGAACCAGGCGCCCCCGCCGCTGCCCTCTTCGGTGGATCCGGAGTTCGCGGCCATCATCACCCGGGCCCTGGCCAAAGACCCCGACAAACGCTTCCAAACGGCCCTGGAAATGGGCCAGACCATCAAGCGCTGGCTCGACGACAATCAGTGGTCTCGCCGGCACGCTCCCCCCCAAGACCCCGCCCCGATCATCGACACCTCCATGGATGATCTTCTCTCCACCTCCCCGCGCTCTCCCAACACCGACGAGATGATTCCTCCGGCCATCTCGCCACCTCGGCCCCACCAGAACACACCGCGCCCCGCCGCGGTGGCCGCCCAGCCGAGCGCCGCGGCCCCCGACTCCGCCGACCTCATCATCGCTCCCCCTCCTGAAGACTCCACCGAGCTGCGTTCCCCCAACGCCGCCGCCCCACTCTCCGCGGCCGACGCTCAAAAAGCCCAGATCGTCACCGGCATTGCCCTGGGACTGATCATCCTGGCCATCGGCTGGGCACTGCTCACCTGGTCGTGA